A region from the Sandaracinus amylolyticus genome encodes:
- a CDS encoding RNA recognition motif domain-containing protein has translation MSKKLFVGGLSWGTTDEGLRQAFERFGDVSEAKVITDRETGRSRGFGFVTFADGAAADRAIQEMDGAMLDSRTINVNEARERTPRGPGGGGGGFGGGGGGYGGGGGGRGGYGGGGGGRDFGGGGGGYGGGGGGYGGGGGGYGGGGGGYGGGGGGYGGGGGAPGGGGSGGRGGSGGGGRGGGGGRPERKRRRGEDDDGEW, from the coding sequence ATGTCGAAGAAGCTTTTCGTGGGTGGTCTGAGCTGGGGAACGACGGACGAGGGACTGCGGCAGGCGTTCGAGCGTTTCGGTGACGTGTCGGAAGCCAAGGTGATCACCGATCGCGAGACCGGTCGTTCGCGTGGCTTCGGGTTCGTCACGTTCGCCGACGGTGCGGCGGCCGATCGTGCGATCCAGGAGATGGATGGCGCGATGCTCGACTCGCGCACCATCAACGTGAACGAGGCGCGTGAGCGCACGCCGCGCGGTCCGGGCGGCGGCGGTGGCGGCTTCGGCGGCGGTGGCGGCGGCTACGGTGGCGGCGGCGGTGGCCGTGGCGGCTACGGTGGCGGCGGCGGCGGCCGCGACTTCGGCGGCGGTGGCGGCGGTTACGGCGGCGGTGGCGGCGGCTACGGCGGCGGTGGCGGCGGCTACGGCGGCGGCGGCGGTGGCTACGGCGGCGGTGGCGGCGGCTACGGCGGTGGTGGCGGCGCGCCGGGCGGCGGCGGCAGCGGTGGCCGTGGTGGCAGCGGCGGCGGCGGGCGTGGGGGCGGCGGTGGCCGTCCGGAGCGCAAGCGTCGTCGTGGCGAGGACGACGACGGCGAGTGGTGA
- a CDS encoding sigma 54-interacting transcriptional regulator, producing MSDADAIPASATKITYIDGRPATITLRRCKLVVAREGQVEERLFDKDVVNIGAMEDNDLVLEDETVSRNHCRIFVEGDQYLIQDLDSTNGTFVNRVRIREAWLRPDVVITLGKTEIRFQPFDERVRIVPTETDRYGEIIGRDRKMREIYAILEKIAPTDATVVIEGETGTGKDVVARTIHGASKREGGPFMVFDCGAVPENLIESELFGHEKGSFTGAHQTRQGVFEMANGGTVFLDELGELQLDLQPKLLRVLEQREVKRIGGTKPIKVDVRIVAATNRNLEEEVRAGRFREDLFYRLTVVRLVLPPLRERRDDVKLLARHFLDHGHFNKDREGHRRVTQFAPGVLDRLSQYDWPGNVRELHNVIERAVSFSESDTVELADVPEHIAWPRGVPRDNDSETDVSIPLPDFRASELEGTFKDAKERWVASFERDYIAGLLKKNNGNISHAAREAEIDRKYFRKLMKKYGITAQDDDLDVDE from the coding sequence ATGTCCGACGCCGACGCGATTCCCGCTTCCGCGACCAAGATCACCTACATCGACGGTCGTCCCGCGACGATCACACTGCGTCGCTGCAAGCTCGTCGTCGCGCGCGAAGGGCAAGTCGAAGAGCGGCTCTTCGACAAGGACGTCGTCAACATCGGCGCGATGGAGGACAACGATCTCGTCCTCGAAGACGAGACGGTCTCGCGCAATCACTGCCGCATCTTCGTCGAGGGCGACCAGTACCTCATCCAGGATCTCGACTCGACGAACGGCACGTTCGTGAACCGCGTGCGCATCCGCGAAGCGTGGCTGCGCCCCGACGTCGTCATCACGCTCGGCAAGACCGAGATCCGCTTCCAGCCCTTCGACGAGCGCGTGCGCATCGTCCCGACCGAGACCGATCGCTACGGCGAGATCATCGGGCGCGACCGGAAGATGCGCGAGATCTACGCGATCCTCGAGAAGATCGCGCCGACCGACGCGACCGTCGTCATCGAGGGCGAGACCGGCACCGGCAAGGACGTCGTCGCGCGCACGATCCACGGCGCCAGCAAGCGCGAGGGCGGACCCTTCATGGTGTTCGACTGCGGCGCGGTGCCGGAGAACCTGATCGAGAGCGAGCTCTTCGGGCACGAGAAGGGCTCGTTCACCGGCGCGCACCAGACCCGCCAGGGCGTGTTCGAGATGGCGAACGGCGGGACCGTGTTCCTCGACGAGCTCGGCGAGCTGCAGCTCGATCTCCAGCCGAAGCTCCTGCGCGTGCTCGAGCAGCGCGAGGTGAAGCGCATCGGCGGCACCAAGCCGATCAAGGTCGACGTGCGCATCGTCGCCGCGACCAACCGCAACCTCGAGGAAGAAGTGCGCGCCGGGCGCTTCCGCGAGGATCTCTTCTATCGCCTCACCGTCGTGCGCCTCGTGCTCCCACCGCTGCGCGAGCGTCGCGACGACGTGAAGCTGCTCGCGCGGCACTTCCTCGATCACGGCCACTTCAACAAGGATCGCGAGGGGCATCGCCGCGTGACGCAGTTCGCGCCGGGCGTGCTCGACCGGCTCTCGCAGTACGACTGGCCCGGCAACGTGCGCGAGCTGCACAACGTCATCGAGCGCGCGGTGTCGTTCTCGGAGAGCGACACCGTCGAGCTCGCGGACGTGCCCGAGCACATCGCGTGGCCGCGCGGCGTCCCGCGCGACAACGACAGCGAGACCGACGTGTCCATCCCGCTGCCCGACTTCCGCGCGTCGGAGCTCGAGGGCACGTTCAAGGACGCGAAGGAGCGCTGGGTCGCGAGCTTCGAGCGCGACTACATCGCGGGCCTCCTCAAGAAGAACAACGGCAACATCTCGCACGCCGCGCGCGAGGCGGAGATCGACCGCAAGTACTTCCGCAAGCTGATGAAGAAGTACGGGATCACCGCGCAGGACGACGACCTCGACGTCGACGAGTGA
- a CDS encoding DMT family protein: MSSVWLRTIGLLVLSNVFMTFAWYGHLKTLRDRPLWIAILVSWGIAFFEYCLQVPANRAGFGTFNLGQLKVMQEVITMIVFMVFAVLYMRRPFSMDLVWATLCLCGAAYFVFRGGSGEGAAH, from the coding sequence ATGTCGTCGGTGTGGCTGAGGACGATCGGGCTGCTCGTCCTGTCGAACGTCTTCATGACGTTCGCGTGGTACGGGCACCTCAAGACGCTGCGTGATCGCCCGCTCTGGATCGCGATCCTGGTGAGCTGGGGCATCGCCTTCTTCGAGTACTGCCTCCAGGTGCCCGCGAACCGCGCAGGGTTCGGCACGTTCAACCTGGGTCAGCTCAAGGTGATGCAGGAGGTGATCACCATGATCGTCTTCATGGTGTTCGCCGTGCTCTACATGCGCCGCCCGTTCTCGATGGATCTCGTCTGGGCGACGCTCTGTCTCTGCGGCGCCGCGTACTTCGTGTTCCGCGGCGGCAGCGGCGAAGGCGCCGCGCACTGA